In a single window of the Streptomyces cinnabarinus genome:
- a CDS encoding SpoIIE family protein phosphatase produces MGKLGRNVPASRQGDRVPPKAGPPESGGEARHRSVGRRVLSLLKPRSVAGQVFRLQLVVVLLLIATAVVALVIQDRNRAIQEAGDRSLVAAESFANAPGTAEAMTSDDPTAELQPHAEAVRKKTGVDYVVALSPYGFRWTHPDPDQIGKHVSTSYSGALEGEPHQTTFDSSLGKAVDSTVAVFDEDGTAVGLVTVGVTVDKVTSVVQHQLPVIFAAGGVALLLAAGGSALVSGRLRRQTRGLGPEEMTRMYEHHDAVLHAVREGVIILDGDGKLLLVNDEARRLLALPPEIEGRPVTGLGLNPSLAGLLGSGQAATDKVFLAGDVLLAVNVRPVGPREGSVATLRDTTELRALAGRADVAGGRLQLLYEASTRIGTTLDMTRTAEELTEVAVPRFADFATIELVEPVLSGGEPTGASMDLYRIASEGVRDDVPLYPVGRRMHYAPDNPVAIGMTTGRPVLVAELALADGWRAQNPERAKQVIDYGIHSMISVPLRARGQLLGVVEFWRSEQDPFESDDLSPAEELAARAAVCIDNARRYTREHTTAVTLQRSLLPGTLPELSALEVGHRYLPAKAGVGGDWYDVIPLPGARVALVVGDVVGHGLHAAATMGRLRTAVHNFAALDLPPDELLAHLDDLITQIDQDAAAQGETEAVSGATCLYAVYDPVTGRCVLARAGHPGPALVSPDGSVTFPDIPVAPPLGVGGGLPVETAELRLAADSRLVLYTDGLVEARGRDIDVGLGMLRDALAETNGAGLDDTCQAVLEAMLPTGSGDDVALLVARTRLLDPEQVAEWDVPADPAAVPRIRAEATRRLEAWGVGEAAFTTELILSELVTNAIRYGASPISLRLLRDRDSLICEVADGTSTSPHLRRAATTDEGGRGLFLVAQMSRRWGTRYTDRGKIIWAEQALDAGAAGDLSGLLMADL; encoded by the coding sequence ATGGGCAAACTCGGGCGAAATGTCCCAGCGAGCCGACAGGGCGACCGGGTGCCGCCGAAGGCCGGACCGCCGGAATCCGGCGGGGAGGCCCGTCACCGTTCGGTCGGCCGACGGGTGCTGTCTTTACTGAAGCCGCGCAGCGTCGCCGGTCAGGTCTTCCGGCTGCAACTGGTGGTCGTCCTGCTGCTCATCGCCACGGCCGTGGTGGCCCTCGTGATCCAGGACCGCAACCGCGCGATCCAGGAGGCCGGCGACCGGTCACTGGTGGCGGCCGAGTCGTTCGCGAACGCCCCGGGCACCGCCGAGGCGATGACGAGCGATGACCCGACGGCGGAGCTCCAGCCCCATGCCGAGGCGGTGCGCAAGAAGACCGGCGTCGACTACGTCGTGGCACTGAGCCCGTACGGCTTCCGGTGGACCCACCCGGACCCGGACCAGATCGGGAAGCACGTCTCCACGTCCTACAGCGGGGCGCTGGAGGGCGAGCCCCACCAGACCACCTTCGACAGCAGCCTGGGCAAGGCGGTCGACTCGACGGTGGCCGTCTTCGACGAGGACGGGACCGCGGTCGGCCTGGTCACCGTAGGGGTCACGGTGGACAAGGTGACCAGTGTGGTCCAGCACCAGCTACCGGTGATCTTCGCCGCCGGCGGTGTCGCTCTGCTGCTCGCCGCGGGTGGGTCGGCACTGGTCAGCGGGCGTTTGCGGCGCCAGACCCGGGGCCTGGGGCCGGAGGAGATGACCCGCATGTACGAGCACCACGACGCGGTGCTGCACGCGGTCCGTGAAGGCGTGATCATTCTGGACGGTGACGGAAAGCTGCTGCTGGTCAACGACGAGGCACGCCGGCTGCTCGCGCTGCCGCCGGAGATCGAGGGCAGGCCGGTCACCGGACTCGGGCTGAACCCGTCCCTGGCCGGACTGCTGGGATCGGGCCAGGCGGCCACGGACAAGGTCTTCCTGGCCGGGGACGTCCTGCTCGCGGTCAACGTACGGCCGGTGGGCCCGCGGGAGGGCAGCGTGGCCACCCTGCGGGACACCACGGAGCTGCGCGCCCTCGCGGGCCGGGCGGACGTGGCGGGCGGGCGTCTGCAACTGCTCTACGAGGCCAGCACGCGGATCGGTACCACCCTCGACATGACGCGCACCGCCGAGGAGCTCACCGAGGTGGCGGTCCCGCGCTTCGCCGACTTCGCCACCATCGAGCTGGTGGAGCCCGTACTGAGTGGCGGGGAACCGACGGGGGCGAGCATGGACCTCTACCGCATCGCGTCCGAGGGCGTCCGGGACGACGTCCCCCTTTACCCCGTGGGAAGGCGGATGCACTACGCGCCCGACAACCCCGTGGCCATCGGTATGACCACCGGCCGGCCCGTCCTGGTGGCGGAGCTCGCCCTGGCCGACGGGTGGCGGGCCCAGAACCCCGAACGTGCCAAGCAGGTCATCGACTACGGCATCCACTCCATGATCTCGGTGCCGCTCCGCGCCCGAGGCCAGCTGCTCGGGGTCGTGGAGTTCTGGCGTTCGGAGCAGGACCCGTTCGAATCGGACGACCTGTCCCCCGCCGAGGAACTCGCCGCCCGGGCCGCCGTGTGCATCGACAACGCACGCCGCTACACCCGCGAGCACACCACGGCCGTCACCCTCCAGCGCAGCCTGCTGCCCGGCACGCTCCCCGAGCTGTCCGCCTTGGAGGTCGGGCACCGCTACCTGCCCGCCAAGGCGGGAGTGGGCGGCGACTGGTACGACGTCATCCCGCTGCCCGGGGCGCGGGTGGCCCTGGTGGTCGGCGACGTCGTCGGGCACGGTCTGCACGCCGCCGCGACGATGGGCCGCCTGAGGACCGCGGTGCACAACTTCGCCGCCCTGGACCTGCCCCCGGACGAGCTCCTCGCGCACCTGGACGACCTGATCACCCAGATCGACCAGGACGCGGCGGCCCAGGGCGAGACCGAGGCCGTCAGCGGTGCCACCTGCCTGTACGCGGTCTACGATCCGGTCACCGGGCGCTGCGTTCTCGCCCGGGCAGGTCACCCCGGTCCGGCACTGGTCTCGCCCGACGGCTCCGTGACCTTCCCCGACATCCCTGTCGCCCCGCCACTCGGCGTGGGCGGCGGCCTGCCCGTCGAAACGGCCGAACTCCGGCTCGCCGCCGACAGCCGGCTGGTCCTCTACACCGACGGCCTGGTCGAGGCCCGGGGCCGTGACATCGACGTCGGGCTCGGCATGCTGAGGGACGCGCTCGCCGAGACGAACGGCGCCGGCCTGGACGACACCTGCCAGGCGGTGCTCGAAGCGATGCTGCCCACCGGGTCGGGTGACGATGTCGCCCTGCTCGTCGCACGCACCCGGCTCCTGGACCCGGAACAGGTCGCGGAGTGGGACGTGCCGGCCGACCCCGCGGCCGTGCCCCGGATCCGCGCCGAGGCCACCCGCAGGCTGGAAGCCTGGGGGGTTGGGGAGGCAGCCTTCACGACCGAGCTGATCCTCAGCGAGCTGGTCACGAACGCCATCCGGTACGGAGCCAGCCCCATCAGTCTGCGGCTGCTCCGCGACCGCGACAGCCTGATCTGCGAGGTCGCCGACGGCACCAGCACCTCCCCGCACCTGCGCCGCGCGGCCACCACGGACGAGGGTGGCCGCGGTCTGTTCCTCGTCGCGCAGATGTCCCGCCGCTGGGGCACCCGGTACACAGACCGAGGGAAGATCATCTGGGCCGAGCAGGCACTCGATGCCGGAGCCGCCGGGGACCTCAGCGGTCTCCTGATGGCGGACCTGTGA
- a CDS encoding ABC transporter substrate-binding protein, whose product MRAAAAIVSLPVSVAFIVATAACDQGGSEAPKIRYGDCPVSGTYGEFDLSPETAGALTVKTTLPAPGWWNGTTPESVNSGYEYCMAANIAYRSGLDRVKVKNAPFPEVVSGRTTDFDLALAQITITVERSRVADFSPPYLSSTLGVLIRDGEKINEDNIRDVRIGVAEGTTGEEFVENRLKPTKPVTSYANDPEMVEALEEGRIDAVVHDTTILLAYPQKQESRVRLIGQYRTDQGYGALYPKGSDNQDELDRIIRQLIDDGTLAKLSAVYLGAAFGQDPAKIPYLTVDDSS is encoded by the coding sequence ATGCGCGCCGCGGCAGCGATCGTCTCTCTGCCTGTCAGTGTGGCGTTCATCGTCGCGACAGCGGCGTGTGACCAGGGCGGATCGGAGGCGCCGAAGATCCGGTATGGGGACTGCCCGGTCTCGGGGACCTACGGGGAGTTCGACCTGTCGCCCGAGACGGCGGGTGCGCTGACGGTCAAGACGACCCTGCCCGCGCCCGGCTGGTGGAACGGCACCACGCCGGAATCCGTCAACAGCGGCTACGAGTACTGCATGGCCGCCAACATCGCCTACCGGTCCGGACTCGACCGGGTGAAGGTCAAGAACGCCCCCTTCCCGGAGGTCGTGTCCGGCCGGACCACGGACTTCGACCTGGCCCTGGCGCAGATCACGATCACCGTGGAACGGAGCAGGGTCGCCGACTTCTCCCCGCCCTACCTCTCCTCGACCCTGGGCGTGCTGATCAGGGACGGCGAGAAGATCAACGAGGACAACATCCGTGACGTCCGTATCGGGGTGGCCGAGGGCACCACGGGCGAGGAGTTCGTCGAGAACCGCCTCAAGCCGACGAAGCCCGTCACCAGCTACGCCAACGACCCGGAGATGGTCGAGGCGCTGGAGGAGGGCCGGATCGACGCGGTCGTCCACGACACGACCATTTTGCTGGCCTATCCGCAGAAGCAGGAGAGCCGGGTGCGCCTCATCGGCCAGTACAGGACCGATCAGGGTTACGGCGCCCTGTACCCGAAGGGGTCGGACAACCAGGACGAGCTGGACCGGATCATCAGGCAGCTGATCGACGACGGGACGCTCGCCAAGCTGTCGGCCGTCTATCTCGGGGCCGCTTTCGGCCAGGACCCGGCCAAGATCCCGTATCTCACGGTCGACGACAGCTCCTGA